In the SAR324 cluster bacterium genome, TGGAACCCTGGAATCTGACAAGGAAAAAACCTCAGTTTATCTGAAAGTTGTGTCCCGGCTTGAGAGTATGATCAAAAAAGGAGACTTGTCTGAAACTTCGCTCAAGGGATTTTCCAAAGCTGTGCAGACCCGACTTGAGGAAATGAAGGAAAACGATAAAAAAACTTTAAGCATGCTTGAAGAATTTAAGGCCCTCAAGTTGGAAGGCCTGGAAAAAATTCCGGAATTTCTGGAAAAAAATATGAAAAATCCTCAAAACGCTGAAAAAATTCTGGCATTGTTGAAACATCCAAAATTTGCTGAACTCATGGATGCCAAACGGGAACAACCACCTCAAACCTACAGTCCGCAATCCTTGGGTGTTAAGGGTGGAAAAAACCTGACTCCGGGTAATATGAAGGAAGTTGTTGCCCCAACGGGTGGAGACGCGACGGTCCACGCTCCTGGAGGTTCTGAAGGAGGCGTAACATCACCTTCAGTCAAGGAATCCACACCAACCAGGCCCGTCAATGAGGTGCCGGTAGAAGCCGGTCCAGTTGATTCGGCCGCAGTATCTCAGGCAGCCTGATCAGCTTGGACTATCTTCATACGAATCTGAGATTATCGGGGTTTTGATCAAATGAAATGAGCCATCCAGTTTTCCCCCCTGAAAGATGCTGATACCGCCGGGAGGGGAATAAAAATTTCCTACGACTTCTGCTTCAGAGAGCAGCGTGATCGTTGATTCCGCAACAAGATCTCCCTTGATTTTCCCATTTATCACAATCGACCGGGCATTGATTTTCCCATCAATGTCCGCCATGGTTCCTATCGTGATTTCATTTTTTCCCAGGATGGTTCCTCGACAATTGCCGTCAATTCTGGCAGAGCCATTGCAAGTGATTGTTCCTTCAATATGGACATCGGAGGCAATGTAGCTGGAAATAACTTTCATAGCGGATTATCCTTTCCTTAGCATGTCAGGAATTTACTGTTAAACTTTAGGATAAGTGAATAAAAATGAGGCCTCTCGGCATGGTTTCTGAATACTAACGCAGGAAACGGGGTTATCACAATATAATATTTTTAACGCTAAAGAATTCCATGGGACTTTTTCAGGCTTTTAAGGAGCATCGTAAACAACAGCGGATAATAACCCGGGATTTTTCCCGGATCCATATCACTCCACCTGAAGTGGAAGTGAATCTGGTTGATTTGTCGCTCAGGGGAATTCGAATCATGAGCCGGATTTCGCTGGATTTGGGAAACTCACTGAGTCTGTATCTGTTTGATAAAACGTTCCGGACTCAGGCTAAAGTCTGCTGGGTCAAACGCCTTGACGATCAAAATGAACAGGAAATTGGTCTGCATCTTGAGTTGCCGGATTTTTCAGATCTTTTTGAAGAAATCAATCAGGAAAATAAACTGAATCTGTTGATTCTCACTGCGTTGCCCTTTGCCAGGGCCTCCATTGAAAGTTACGTTCAGTTGACCAATATGAATATTCAGGTGATTGAATCCTTCGAAGAACTGCCTGCCAGCCTTAAACAACACCCCTGGGATCTGCTGTTGGTTGATCTGAAAGCCGAAGATTCCCGAACCTTGACTTCTATTTTGCAGGATTCTGTTCTGCCTTCGAGTTTACCGGTGATTTTATTGACAGACCGGATCTCGAAAGACATGTCAGAATGGCGCAAGCAGTATTTTTTTGTGGAAATATTCAGAAAGCCGGCTGATCCGGATGAAATTGTGAAACGATCCTTTATTCTCAGAGAACAGTCTCTCCGATTTCAAACGATGGATCAACTCCGCAAAAAAGCCATCGACGAACTCACAAATACCCAGAACATGATGAATCAACAGTCACAGGAGATGATGACCATGCTGACCCAGGTCATGGAACAATCAGAAGTAATGGGACACCTCATTCAGTTGCAGGAAGCCTTGATGGCCATGAATTCGCTCAATGAAGTGGTATTGTTTGCCCAGCAATGGGCCATGCAGAATTTCAAGGCCTCAATCAACCTTTGGCATTGCGCAAAAGCACCTTTTTATATTCTGGGACAGGAAGTGCCGGCCCATTCACAAATGAACTGGGACCAGCGAATCGGCAAAATCAATCATCTGCTGGGCAAATCTACCAAAATTCTGCAGGATGGAATCACACTGATACGAAAAAATGATATTGTGCTGGAAGTGGTGGCTCAGGAACCCGGACTGGATATTGTGGATCGATTGACTTTTTTTATGAAAATCCTGATTCCCGTCTTGTTGTACAAAGGCAATCTCCAGCTACAACATCCATCTTCCTGAATTATTCAATAATGAGGCGAATCAGGATTGTGCTCCTTTTTCAAATCCCTGATTGTCAGGAGTTATGCAAGCTCACTCAATTCATTTTCCCTTACCTGCGAAACCCGAAATCAGCGCACTCCTCCTGTCTCTGCTGTGCCTTGCCTGGTGGACTGTTGTATTCACAGCCGAAGTCCGGGGCATTGAATTTGTGAGTAGAGGGGGTGATTCCATCCTGGAATGGGGGATCGAAGTCGGACCAGGCCGGCCTGTTCCATCATGGACACGGGTGCATCTGAAAAATATTTCTCAGGAATTGATCCTTCTCTCTTCGTTTCAGGTGATTGCACTGGAAAATATCAGTCAGGACACCTCAGGGTTTTTGACGGCTGGAATCAAAATCAAGCCTGGTGAGTCCACAAATTTTCTCATTTTTCCTCAAATTCCTGAACGCCTGTTTCAATATGATTTTCATTATGCCTATCTGCTGGGAACGGATACCACAGGGATCGACTCTGGAACCTATCATTCGTCACGAACATCCTATAATCCAAATGAAGCGTTATTGTCACAGGCCTCGGAGGAACGTGATTCAGCAGGAATTCGCAGACTCAGAAAGTCTATCATGACTCAGAAAAATCTGGTACTCAGTCGCTTTGAGGCATGCACTGAAGTATTGCTTGAAGCACAGAAACCGCATTGTGCTTCCGATGAAGTTCTGGTTGAAAAACGCATGAATGAATGTGACTGCTTTCAGAAATACACCAATAGCTGGGTATGCCAGATTCGTTATATCGATCATTGCCAGTTGCGTGAGTTAGCCGATTTCAGGTTGGTTACAGGGGTTATCGTTGTGCCTTCATCGCAGATATCGAAACGTTCAGCCGCATGTAACTGGGCACAATGGCAGGCAAAAAAGAATCATTGTCTGTCTGCACAGGAAAAATTGCTGGACTCTCAGATCCAATCCTGCTTATGTGACAGCAACCAAGGGGAAACTTATAAAAAGTGTTACCTACCTTACAGAAATAATTGTGTTTTCCAGACAACACTCAACGCTGTTTCCATACAGGGGTTATCTTCCCAGGTGATGTTGCAGGATTTTCAGGCGACTCCTGAAATTCCCGCGAATGAAACAGAAAACAGCCAGACATCTGAGAATCAGCAGGAGGAACAAACTCCACCTGCCGAGTAACACTAAAAAACGGAGTGGCCTGAATGAATAAAGTATTGAATATCAGGAATTTCATTGTCGTAATCGAGATCATCATTCTAATGTCCATTTGGTGGTCTTATGCGGTGGTTGATGCCGCAGAGCCTGAAGATTGGTCAAAAATACAGAATTCCCGTGAAATTGTCGACTATCTGGATTTTCTGTTTCTATACCCTGACGGTGTGAATGCGCCGATAGCCAGGCAACGCATTGATGCCATACAACACAACAACATCGATATTGTGGAATCCAATACGGATCCCACAGAATGTCTTCTCTGCGGGGGCTGGGAAATTTCCGGGCATTCCAGCAGTTTCAGTCTCAATCCTGATGGAACAGCGGTGCTCCAGCAGGTTTTTGCCACCAAAGATGTCACGTGTCTTCTCCGTTATCGTAACTGGGCTATCGAAGATGATGTTTTGGTATTTCGTCATGGTGAAGCATCCTGTCAGAACAGAAAAAAACACATTCTTGAGGATTTGAAGATATTCTTTCGCATGGAGAATCAAGATACCCTGACCCTGCGTGGAGAACAGGATGTGGTTTATAAACGCAATCCGGATCTTGTGATTGAGGACCTGAAAATCACCGGCATTCCCCAATTGTGCATTTATGACCAATGCCTGCTGGCACGTGGCAGCACCTGCGAGCAACGTCAGGTTCTGTTTGAATGTGTGGAATACACTTATGAAAACACTACCTGTACCGATCAACTCGGCTCTGACTGGAAACCGCTGAAAACAGTAAGGCCCCTTCATTTTGACTCCATGGACGACTGTCAACAGGCACGTGCCGGCATGTCTGAACGTTACGCTTCACAATGATTTTGACCTTTCCTTTTATTTTGGTAGCCTGCCTGCTTTCCTTGTTCTGATGAAGAAACAATCCAGCAACCTTTCGCACTGAACACGCTATGGCTCCAAAAATTATTCTTGAAAGTCTGACATTTGATGATGTTCTTCTGACACCTGCTCTGTCTGAGATCCTTCCTTCACAGGTTTCAGTCAAAACACAGTTAAGTCGCAATTTGTGGCTGAATATTCCTATGGTCAGTGCTGCCATGGACACCGTAACAGAATACCAGACCGCGATTTGTATGGCCCAGGAAGGAGGCCTCGGCATCATTCACAAAAACATGTCTGTCAATGAACAGATGCAGCATGTGGATCGGGTCAAGCGTTCTGAAAGCGGAATGATCTCTGATCCGATTACAGTCTCTCCCGACCAGAATCTGCGTGACGCCTTACAATTGATGGAAGAATATCACATTTCCGGTGTGCCTGTGACCCGTGGACGTGAACTGGTGGGGATCCTGACAAACCGTGATTTGAGGTTTGAAACCAATTTTGATCAGAAAGTAGAAAATGTCATGACCAAGGGACGTGACAAGTTGGTGACGGTTTCTCCGGGAATTGATCTGGAAGACGCAAAAAAATTGCTGCACCAATATCGCATTGAAAAACTGCTGGTTGTGTCAGACCAATATGAACTGGTGGGGTTGATCACCATCAAGGACATTGAAAAATCACGCAAATATCCTCATGCCTGCAAGGATGATCAGGGCCGGTTACGCGTTGGCGCGGCCGTGGGGGTTTCTAATGACCAGATGGAACGTGTCAATGGATTGATGCAGGCTGGTGTCGATGTGATTGTCGTGGATACCGCTCATGGACATTCCAGAGGTGTGATTGAAAGTGTGCGTCAGTTGCGTTCAACGTTTCCATCACTGGAAATCATTGCTGGAAACGTGGCAACAGGTGAAGGCACTCAGGCCTTGATTGATGCCGGTGTTGATGCGGTCAAGGTGGGAATTGGTCCTGGTTCGATCTGCACAACCCGAGTTGTGGCTGGAGTTGGTGTGCCACAGGTCACTGCGATCATGAATGCGGTTCAGGTCGCTCACAAGGCTGGAATTCCTGTGATTGCGGATGGTGGCATCAAATATTCAGGTGATATGGTGAAAGCCATTGCGGCAGGAGCGCATTCCGTGATGATTGGCAGTTTGTTTGCCGGAACCTCCGAAACGCCGGGACAAGTGATCTTGTATCATGGGCGACGCTACAAACTTTATCGTGGAATGGGATCGCTGGGAGCCATGAAAGAAGGCAGTAAAGACCGCTATTTCCAACAGCACATTGAAGAAGAAATGAAGCTTGTTCCGGAAGGTATTGAAGGACGGGTTCCTTATAAGGGGCCTCTGGCAGAAACACTGTATCAGTTTGTCGGAGGGCTGAGAGCCGGAATGGGTTACACAGGATGTTCGACTATTGAAGAACTGCGCACCAAAACTCAATTTGTCAAAATCACATCGGCAGGACTGAGAGAAAGCCATGTCCACGATGTGTATATCACTGAAGAAGCTCCCAATTATCCTTCCACAACGGCTGAAGCATAAACAGGAGGAGGGAGTGAATCCCTCCTGTCTGCCTACATTCAGGACAGCAAGGTGGTGCAAACTTCGTCTTCGATAACCTCAGTCAGAGATTCCCTGAGCAAATTCACCACAATCACCTGCTCATAGCTGGTGGCGGACTGCTCCAGAATATCCAATCCTCTGGATAGTGTGATGTGTTCGTTGTTGACGGTTTGTTGAAGCTGTTCTGTGATTGAGTGAATAATTGTATCAAACATCTTTCCCCCTTTTTATTGAATGAATCAAATCTCTCCAGCAACCGGAATCCCCATTCCTGTTTTTTGGAAATTCTTTTCATGACACCCCTCAGGTATGTAATGAAAAGCATATTTTATACCAACTAAATCTGTTTCAGTAAATTAACCATTTCAATAGCGGTGACAACTGCGTCACGCCCTTTGTTTCCTGCTTTAGTGCCAGCTCGTTCGATGGCCTGTTCAATGGTATCGGTGGTTAGAATTCCAAATGAAACCGGAATTCCTGTTTCGAGTGAAATAGAAGCAATACCTCCGGCCGCTCCGGAGCAGACATAATCAAAATGGGGTGTTGAGCCCCGGATCACCGCACCCAGACATACCACCGCATCATACTTTCCGCTTTGTGCCAGTTTTTTGGCGGCAAGTGGAATTTCAAACGCTCCGGGAACCTTGACCGTTACGACGTTATCACGATTTCCACCATGCCTCACAAAGGTATCCATCGCGCCCAGTAGCAGGCTCTCCGTGATAAATTCATTGAATCGCGCGATCACAATCGCCAATTTCATTTCTGTAGCAATCAACTGTCCTTCTATTTGCATGTTCCTCGTTTGATGAATGGATATTAACTCGACACAGAGTTGAGACTTTTCAAAAAAACGATGAACAATCAAGTATTCTTTTAAAATATTGTTTTAAAAGCAACTAAACCAAACCTAAGCAGAAATGTGTAGTTTGGTGGAATTTTCTGGATTCCGAGTCTTTGCCCGGACACTGTGGAGTTATTGTCATGCCGGACTTGATCCGGCATCCAGAAGCGCCAAAACGAACGTTTTCTGTCTGGGATTGGTTTATTTAGCTCCAGTCTCACTGCCTTCCCATGATTTAAAAATGATGGGAAGTGAATGGCAAGGTCAAGAGTATGGTAATGGGCCTGGTTATATTGGCCTGAATTTGAACTTGTTTTGACGGATAAAACATGAAAATTATGCACCCATTCCCCTGATATAAATTCTATTCGTGAGACTGACATGAAACGTTTGATCAATCCCTTGATTGACTGTGTGTTCAAAGCCATTCTGGGAGACCCCGATCACAAGGAAGTTCTTCAGCATTTCCTCAACAGCATTCTCAAACCTGTCATCCCTATCACTTATGTGGAAATTCAAAATCCCTACAATGCCAAAGAATTTGTTGCTGACAAACTCACCATCGTTGATGTCAAGGCTCGAGACGAACATGGTCGTTTGTACCAGATCGAGGTGCAGTTAACGCTGGATCGATGCCTGGGAGAACGGATGATGTATAATTGGAGTGTTCTGTACAAAAAACAGATTGAGGAAGGTGACGACTATTCAGCACTTCATCCTGTGATTGCCATCTGGTTGCTGGACGGAACGATGTTTCCTGAATCTCCCGTTGTACATCATCATTTTCAAGTGTATGATTCAAATCATGAGGTTTCACTGACAGATCAATGTTCCATCCATGTGCTGGAACTGCCCAAATGGAAGAAACCTGAAAATCATCAATTGAATCCGGAAGATTCCTGGCTGTATTTTTTTGAAGAAGCCAAACACTGGCAGGAACTGCCAGAAGAACTGAAACCCATTGAATCCTTGAGGGAAGCCATGAATGTACTGAAACGTTTCTCTGAAAAAGATGCCGATTACTGGTTGTATGAGGCGCGTCTGGAAGGCATGCGTCTGCAACGATTCCGTGAAAAGGAAATGCTTCGTATTGAACAGGAAAAAAGCAAAATAGAACAGGAAAAATTCCAAGTGGAACAGGAAAAAAGCAAAATAGAACAGGAAAAATTCCAAGTGGAACAGGAAAAAGCCAAAATAGAACAGGATTTAAAACAAGCACTGCTTTTAGTGGAGAAAACTCAGAGACTGGCCGAGCAGGATAAGCAAAAAACGGAACAGGAGTTATTATTGACCCGTCAACGGGAAGAAAAACTCGTGGAACAGCTCAAACAGGCAGGACTCGATCCCGACAAGGAATGATCGGCACGTTTCATTTTCCAGCTTACTGTTTCTCATCTCGACCAATGGAAGAGATCGTCGCTCGGCATCTCAAGATCCGTTGTCATGAATCTTTCTGCAATTTGGCCCAGGTATCACGCAACGTGACGGCACGATTGAAGACAGGTTTTTGCGGTGTAGAATCCTTGTCCGGACAGAAATAACCAAGACGTTCAAACTGATACCGGTTATTCACGCTGGTTTGTTCCAGAGACGGTTCCAATTTGCAGTTTCCCAGGATTTCAATGGAATCAGGATTCAGGTGTGTCTTGTAATCCACATCCTTGTCACCATCAGGAATTTCCACATTGAACAATCTGTCATACAACCGAACTTCCGCAGTCAGCGCTTTCGATGCCTCAACCCAGTGAATGATGCCTTTGATTTTTCGGCCATCGCTGGTGGGTTTTCCTCCAAGCGTTTCCGGATAATACACACAGCGCAGTTCCTGAATTTCTCCAGTATTCGGATCTTTGAGCACTTCATCACAGCGGATCACATAGGCAAATCGCAATCGGACTTCCTGGCCGGGACCCAGTCGAAAGAAATTTTCAGGAGGATTTTCCATAAAATCATCCCGGTCAATAAACAGTTCACGACCAAAATAAATCGTTCGTGTTCCCATTTCCTGAATTTTGGGATGGTTATGAACCTGCAACGCTTCAGTCTGGTTTTCAGCATAGTTGGTAATCACCACTTTCAGCGGACGCAGCACAGCAAAAGCACGTTGGGCGCGGGCATCCAGATCTTCCCGCAGACAATCTTCAAGAAGGGTCATGTCGGTGTAACTTTCGCTTTTTGAAATACCAAGTCGTTCCACAAACAAACGCATGGATTCCGGTGTGTAGCCCCGGCGTCGCAGGCCGCAGATCGTCGGCATGCGTGGATCATCCCAGCCTGCAACATAGCATTGTGTGACCAGTTCATTGAGTTTGCGCTTACTGGTCACCGTATATTTCAGAAATAGCCTAGAAAACTCAATCTGTTGCGGATGACACGGAACCGGAAGTTGATCCAGACACCAGTCATAGAGTGGACGGTGGTCCTCAAATTCCAGAGTACATAGAGAATGAGTGATGCCTTCCAGAGCGTCAGAAATGCAATGGGTGTAGTCATACATCGGATAAATGCACCACTTGTCTGTTTTGGGATGCACCATGTGCTTGATGCGATAAATCGCGGGGTCACGCATGTTGATGTTGGGAGATGACATATCAATTTTAGCCCGCAGAACCTTGGCACCATCAGGAAATTCGCCCTTACGCATCCTCTCAAACAATTCCAGATTTTCTTCCACGGAGCGGGTGCGGTACGGACTGTCTTTTCCCGGCTCCTGAAGGGTGCCCCGATATTCCCGGAGTTCGTCCTGATTCAGATCACAGACATACGCTTTGCCGTCACGAATCAGTTGCACTGCGTATTCATAGAGCTTGTCGAAATAGTCCGAGGCGTGGAACAATCGATCTTCCCAGTCAAATCCCAGCCATTTCACATCTTCCATGATGGCTTCCATGTATTCAATGTCTTCTTTGGCCGGGTTGGTGTCATCAAACCTCAGATTGCATAATCCCTGATAATCCTTGGCAGTGCCAAAATTCAGACAAATGGATTTGGCATGACCAATGTGCAGATAGCCATTGGGTTCTGGCGGAAAACGGGTGTGAACCGTGGTGTGTTTGCCGGAATTCAGATCCTGATCAATGATATTCCTGATAAAATTTCTGGGACTCTCAGGCGAGGAAGTTGCTGGTGTGAATGTTTTGGTATTTTTGTTTTTTGCGCTCATGCAATATCAATGGATAGAGGTTTGATCAATTAATGCGAATCAGGATTAAAATGTGCCTTCATCGCTGATTTTTAAACGAAATCCAGCGGTTGAAGCAATGTTTGGGATGCCTGAGGACAGGTGTTTTTGAATTTGTTCAATATATGTTATTGTTGGCATTTTTACTGTTTAGATGATGTTGCGATCAAAAATAGGTGGAACTTCTTGACGTGGTTACAGGAGTTTGACCAAGGCTGCGATGATTCCAGTTTGCGCAAGCAGGAGTGTTATAATCCATTTTATGAGGTCAAGTTTCGCCTGATTGATTTCATGACGAAGTTCATCTTTTGTCGCAAGGTTTTCGCTGATAGATTCAAATGATTTTTCTTGGGTTTCTTTCACCAATTCTGTGACAATTTCAGCCTGATCTTTAGTGAATCCCGCTTTTTCAAGGCGGTTGTAAAATTGGAGTGTGTCGAAAACCAGCATGGGCGCCCTTTAATTTATTATTTTTGTGCTATTCTTAATCAGGATTCGCATGGGTATCAGTAATGGTGGACTTTGAAGATTTTCTCATAAACCACTGAGATTATTGATCTCACGGTGTGTCATTTCGACCGAAAGGAAAAACTTAACTCTTTGATATCACGAAAGATCTCTCACATTCGAGATGACACCTCGAAATGTTCAAAATCCAGATTAATGGTAATATTTATTATAAAGTTTTGTGGTAACACCACTTTTTTCCAGTTCCTTCAAGGCCTTTTCCAGTTTTCCCGCGACACTGTCCGGCGTGACAATGATGGGGACGTTCTTTATATCCAGTGGTTTGAATTTGTTATAGCCAGAGTTGGGGGCCTGGCCAAAGTGTTTGGATTTCATGGAAAAAGCGAGATATAGCGGTTCATTGCCGCCACAGCAGTCTGGATGAATCTGGATATCAGTGATTTTATTCTTTTTCAGGTAATATTCCACGGAGGATCTATTGTAGATATAAAAATGCCCTTTTTTTCCGCGAATCAGGTCAATGGCTTTATCCAGCGACATTTCCGGAATTCTGCTTTGGTAGACGCCCCCGATTCCTTCAAGATGGTTCGCTCCACCCAGATCCATGAGCATGGTTTTGCCTTTCAGTTGGTTGAGATCGGTTACTTCAGGGAGATCCATCAGTGATATTCCTACATTGCCTCCTGGAAGTCCATTGATGATGTAATAGACATTTTCACTTCGTTCTTCCGTAAAATTGAATCCGGGATAAAAATCAATTTCTCCTGTTTCAAGATTATACTCGATACTTCTTTTGGTTTTTCGCACCACTTCCAGGGTGCATCCAATTTTTTCCGCGGCGATCTTGTATAAATCATAGTACAGACCGGAATTATCCGGCGCCTCGGCGATCAACGGCACATTTTCGTTTGTGCGATAGCCCATTTTCAGAACACAGGCAGCATCCGCAGTCTCAACCATGACCGCAAGCGCAAGCATGATGGTGAGCGTGAGTTTCATTGTTGTTAGCATGGAATTACGCATAAGTTCCCTCCGTTGTCGGGATACATTGTCAGGATTTGGCCGACATTGACCATCCCCGCTCGACAGATCCCCTCAAGAATTTCAATAGTTTTACATTATTTGTGTTCTACTGATCCCATCTGTAAAATACAAACTGAAAAAATTATCTGTCTACAAGATCCGTAGTCCTGCTCAAGGCCTGTTCACAACGCTGAACATACACCTGTGCCACCGGGTCCTGTGGAAAAA is a window encoding:
- a CDS encoding Rpn family recombination-promoting nuclease/putative transposase, whose product is MKRLINPLIDCVFKAILGDPDHKEVLQHFLNSILKPVIPITYVEIQNPYNAKEFVADKLTIVDVKARDEHGRLYQIEVQLTLDRCLGERMMYNWSVLYKKQIEEGDDYSALHPVIAIWLLDGTMFPESPVVHHHFQVYDSNHEVSLTDQCSIHVLELPKWKKPENHQLNPEDSWLYFFEEAKHWQELPEELKPIESLREAMNVLKRFSEKDADYWLYEARLEGMRLQRFREKEMLRIEQEKSKIEQEKFQVEQEKSKIEQEKFQVEQEKAKIEQDLKQALLLVEKTQRLAEQDKQKTEQELLLTRQREEKLVEQLKQAGLDPDKE
- a CDS encoding polymer-forming cytoskeletal protein, giving the protein MKVISSYIASDVHIEGTITCNGSARIDGNCRGTILGKNEITIGTMADIDGKINARSIVINGKIKGDLVAESTITLLSEAEVVGNFYSPPGGISIFQGGKLDGSFHLIKTPIISDSYEDSPS
- a CDS encoding PilZ domain-containing protein, producing MGLFQAFKEHRKQQRIITRDFSRIHITPPEVEVNLVDLSLRGIRIMSRISLDLGNSLSLYLFDKTFRTQAKVCWVKRLDDQNEQEIGLHLELPDFSDLFEEINQENKLNLLILTALPFARASIESYVQLTNMNIQVIESFEELPASLKQHPWDLLLVDLKAEDSRTLTSILQDSVLPSSLPVILLTDRISKDMSEWRKQYFFVEIFRKPADPDEIVKRSFILREQSLRFQTMDQLRKKAIDELTNTQNMMNQQSQEMMTMLTQVMEQSEVMGHLIQLQEALMAMNSLNEVVLFAQQWAMQNFKASINLWHCAKAPFYILGQEVPAHSQMNWDQRIGKINHLLGKSTKILQDGITLIRKNDIVLEVVAQEPGLDIVDRLTFFMKILIPVLLYKGNLQLQHPSS
- a CDS encoding 6,7-dimethyl-8-ribityllumazine synthase; translation: MQIEGQLIATEMKLAIVIARFNEFITESLLLGAMDTFVRHGGNRDNVVTVKVPGAFEIPLAAKKLAQSGKYDAVVCLGAVIRGSTPHFDYVCSGAAGGIASISLETGIPVSFGILTTDTIEQAIERAGTKAGNKGRDAVVTAIEMVNLLKQI
- a CDS encoding DUF1640 domain-containing protein, which produces MLVFDTLQFYNRLEKAGFTKDQAEIVTELVKETQEKSFESISENLATKDELRHEINQAKLDLIKWIITLLLAQTGIIAALVKLL
- a CDS encoding glutamine--tRNA ligase/YqeY domain fusion protein gives rise to the protein MSAKNKNTKTFTPATSSPESPRNFIRNIIDQDLNSGKHTTVHTRFPPEPNGYLHIGHAKSICLNFGTAKDYQGLCNLRFDDTNPAKEDIEYMEAIMEDVKWLGFDWEDRLFHASDYFDKLYEYAVQLIRDGKAYVCDLNQDELREYRGTLQEPGKDSPYRTRSVEENLELFERMRKGEFPDGAKVLRAKIDMSSPNINMRDPAIYRIKHMVHPKTDKWCIYPMYDYTHCISDALEGITHSLCTLEFEDHRPLYDWCLDQLPVPCHPQQIEFSRLFLKYTVTSKRKLNELVTQCYVAGWDDPRMPTICGLRRRGYTPESMRLFVERLGISKSESYTDMTLLEDCLREDLDARAQRAFAVLRPLKVVITNYAENQTEALQVHNHPKIQEMGTRTIYFGRELFIDRDDFMENPPENFFRLGPGQEVRLRFAYVIRCDEVLKDPNTGEIQELRCVYYPETLGGKPTSDGRKIKGIIHWVEASKALTAEVRLYDRLFNVEIPDGDKDVDYKTHLNPDSIEILGNCKLEPSLEQTSVNNRYQFERLGYFCPDKDSTPQKPVFNRAVTLRDTWAKLQKDS
- a CDS encoding transporter substrate-binding domain-containing protein, which gives rise to MRNSMLTTMKLTLTIMLALAVMVETADAACVLKMGYRTNENVPLIAEAPDNSGLYYDLYKIAAEKIGCTLEVVRKTKRSIEYNLETGEIDFYPGFNFTEERSENVYYIINGLPGGNVGISLMDLPEVTDLNQLKGKTMLMDLGGANHLEGIGGVYQSRIPEMSLDKAIDLIRGKKGHFYIYNRSSVEYYLKKNKITDIQIHPDCCGGNEPLYLAFSMKSKHFGQAPNSGYNKFKPLDIKNVPIIVTPDSVAGKLEKALKELEKSGVTTKLYNKYYH
- the guaB gene encoding IMP dehydrogenase codes for the protein MAPKIILESLTFDDVLLTPALSEILPSQVSVKTQLSRNLWLNIPMVSAAMDTVTEYQTAICMAQEGGLGIIHKNMSVNEQMQHVDRVKRSESGMISDPITVSPDQNLRDALQLMEEYHISGVPVTRGRELVGILTNRDLRFETNFDQKVENVMTKGRDKLVTVSPGIDLEDAKKLLHQYRIEKLLVVSDQYELVGLITIKDIEKSRKYPHACKDDQGRLRVGAAVGVSNDQMERVNGLMQAGVDVIVVDTAHGHSRGVIESVRQLRSTFPSLEIIAGNVATGEGTQALIDAGVDAVKVGIGPGSICTTRVVAGVGVPQVTAIMNAVQVAHKAGIPVIADGGIKYSGDMVKAIAAGAHSVMIGSLFAGTSETPGQVILYHGRRYKLYRGMGSLGAMKEGSKDRYFQQHIEEEMKLVPEGIEGRVPYKGPLAETLYQFVGGLRAGMGYTGCSTIEELRTKTQFVKITSAGLRESHVHDVYITEEAPNYPSTTAEA